The following are from one region of the Lacinutrix sp. Bg11-31 genome:
- a CDS encoding nucleoside-diphosphate kinase: MATNRTFTMLKPDSIEKGNIGAILEKINASGFRIVAMKLTQMTTADAEAFYAVHNERPFFGELVEYMTRGPIVAAVLEKENAVEDFRTLIGATNPADAADGTIRKLYAASIGENAVHGSDSDDNAAIEGAFHFSGREMF; the protein is encoded by the coding sequence ATGGCAACAAATAGAACATTTACAATGCTTAAGCCTGATTCAATTGAAAAAGGAAATATTGGAGCAATCTTAGAAAAAATTAATGCTTCTGGTTTTAGAATCGTAGCAATGAAATTAACGCAAATGACTACTGCAGACGCTGAAGCATTTTACGCAGTTCACAACGAAAGACCTTTCTTTGGTGAATTAGTAGAATACATGACACGTGGACCTATAGTAGCTGCAGTCTTAGAAAAAGAGAATGCTGTTGAAGATTTTAGAACTTTAATTGGTGCTACAAATCCTGCAGATGCTGCAGATGGTACTATTCGTAAATTATATGCTGCTTCAATTGGAGAAAATGCTGTACACGGAAGTGATAGTGACGATAATGCTGCAATAGAAGGTGCTTTTCATTTCTCAGGAAGAGAGATGTTCTAA
- a CDS encoding M4 family metallopeptidase, with the protein MKTIKSLFLVCFLFSTFSQAQNTERAIENFKQKTNASVTINKDSKVPEFIRFSNNNPLDLIGSSVAEKAFSFLNENKELYKIEDVSSTFKLKTEEVDNIGFQRVVLNQYYNGVSVYDGKLLFHFNSENNLTAINGNYITDIKLNAAPSIAKTEAHSIAIETIENQDLNYSGAALLVHDTKLYIFQKGLVQGFKGANYLVYEVEIRNENDVREFVFVNAHNGTIVEQFTGMAHAIDRIVFEGDTSNVIWQEGDAFPGALDIWQRNEVEASGHVYHFFNNTFGYTSYDGADAQMRTINNNPNVANASWNGSTANYRDGTAADDVIAHEWGHAYTEYTSGLVYAWQSGAINESYSDIWGETIDLLNNYEDTDDDHTLRIACQSSDRWRMGEDASFFSAPIRDLWDPTCNGHPGKVTDGNYWCSDGDSGGVHVNSGVPNHAYALMVDGGNYNGQVIVGIGFTKAAHVFWRAQSLYLTATSNFIDLANALETSANDLLGVNLEGLSTIGMPAGASGEIITAADIQQVTNAVLAVELRIEPIQCGFSPILADVPPTCDAGINNPIFFEDWETGTDGWTFSQVPTGATWTPRDWEMETSLPNNRAGNGVYAVNAAIGETYGGDCQADFQNGIIQLVSPVITMPNVTTGTYELAFNHYVSTEISWDGGNVKYKVDGAANWTILPASAFINNAYNGAINGGGNDNPMQGQVAFTGTDPGSNKGSWGASVVDLSSLGVTANGTVQFSFDFGTDGCNGREGWYLDEVNVYNCDYALSVSEIDVISNMIKVYPNPSNGTFNLKKIGQINLVKAEINDINGRFIKTVDLFNMNEMKAIDLSNAASGLYFMTITSDEAKSVIKLMKQ; encoded by the coding sequence ATGAAAACTATTAAAAGTCTATTCTTAGTCTGTTTTTTATTTTCAACTTTTTCTCAAGCGCAAAATACAGAAAGAGCAATTGAAAACTTTAAACAAAAAACAAATGCTTCGGTTACAATTAACAAAGATTCTAAAGTTCCAGAGTTTATTAGATTCTCGAACAATAATCCTTTAGATCTTATTGGTAGTTCTGTTGCCGAAAAAGCGTTCAGTTTTTTAAATGAAAATAAGGAACTTTATAAAATTGAAGACGTTAGTAGTACTTTCAAATTAAAAACAGAGGAGGTTGATAATATAGGATTTCAACGTGTTGTATTAAATCAATACTATAATGGTGTGTCTGTTTACGATGGTAAGTTATTATTTCATTTTAATTCTGAAAACAATTTAACGGCAATAAATGGTAATTATATTACAGATATAAAGTTGAATGCTGCACCTAGTATAGCAAAAACTGAAGCACATTCTATTGCTATAGAAACTATAGAAAACCAGGATCTTAATTATTCTGGTGCTGCATTATTAGTCCATGATACAAAATTATATATTTTTCAAAAAGGACTAGTTCAAGGTTTTAAAGGAGCTAATTATTTGGTTTACGAAGTTGAAATAAGAAATGAAAATGATGTTAGAGAATTTGTGTTTGTAAACGCTCACAATGGAACTATTGTGGAACAATTTACAGGAATGGCACACGCTATAGATCGCATAGTTTTTGAAGGAGATACAAGTAATGTAATTTGGCAAGAAGGAGATGCTTTTCCTGGTGCTTTAGATATTTGGCAACGTAATGAGGTCGAAGCCTCTGGACATGTTTATCATTTTTTTAATAATACTTTTGGTTACACATCATACGATGGTGCAGACGCACAAATGCGAACTATAAATAACAATCCTAATGTCGCAAATGCTAGTTGGAATGGTTCTACTGCAAATTATCGTGATGGTACAGCAGCAGACGATGTAATAGCACATGAATGGGGACACGCTTACACAGAATATACTAGTGGTTTAGTTTATGCATGGCAATCTGGAGCAATCAATGAGTCTTACTCAGATATTTGGGGAGAAACCATAGATCTTTTAAATAATTATGAAGATACAGATGATGACCATACATTAAGAATTGCTTGCCAAAGTTCAGATAGATGGAGAATGGGAGAAGACGCGTCATTTTTTAGTGCACCAATTCGTGACCTTTGGGATCCAACTTGTAATGGGCATCCTGGAAAAGTTACAGATGGAAATTATTGGTGTAGTGATGGTGATTCTGGAGGAGTACATGTAAACTCTGGTGTTCCTAACCACGCTTATGCTTTAATGGTAGATGGTGGTAATTATAATGGACAAGTAATTGTAGGAATTGGTTTTACTAAAGCTGCTCATGTTTTTTGGAGAGCACAGAGTCTGTATTTAACTGCTACTAGTAATTTTATTGATCTAGCAAATGCATTAGAAACTTCGGCTAATGATTTGCTAGGTGTAAATTTAGAAGGTTTATCTACAATTGGCATGCCAGCAGGAGCTTCTGGAGAAATTATTACTGCTGCAGATATACAGCAAGTAACAAACGCGGTTTTGGCTGTAGAACTCCGTATAGAACCAATACAGTGTGGGTTTTCACCAATTCTAGCTGATGTACCACCAACTTGCGATGCAGGAATAAATAATCCTATCTTCTTTGAAGATTGGGAAACAGGAACAGATGGTTGGACTTTTAGTCAAGTACCAACTGGCGCAACATGGACACCAAGAGATTGGGAAATGGAAACAAGTTTGCCAAATAATAGAGCAGGTAATGGTGTTTATGCAGTAAATGCTGCAATAGGAGAGACTTATGGTGGTGACTGCCAAGCAGATTTTCAAAACGGAATTATACAATTAGTAAGTCCAGTAATTACAATGCCTAATGTTACAACAGGAACTTACGAATTAGCGTTTAATCATTATGTATCTACAGAGATTAGTTGGGATGGTGGAAATGTAAAATATAAGGTAGATGGTGCTGCTAATTGGACTATTTTACCAGCTTCTGCGTTTATAAATAATGCCTATAATGGAGCGATAAATGGAGGCGGAAATGATAATCCTATGCAAGGTCAAGTTGCATTTACAGGAACAGATCCAGGTTCTAATAAAGGAAGTTGGGGAGCCAGTGTTGTAGACTTATCGTCTTTAGGTGTAACGGCTAATGGAACTGTACAGTTTAGTTTCGATTTTGGAACCGATGGTTGTAATGGTCGTGAAGGTTGGTATTTAGATGAGGTAAACGTTTATAACTGTGACTATGCATTATCTGTTTCAGAAATTGATGTTATAAGTAACATGATTAAAGTATATCCTAATCCATCAAATGGGACTTTTAATTTGAAAAAAATAGGACAAATAAATTTAGTAAAAGCCGAAATTAATGACATTAACGGTCGTTTTATTAAAACTGTAGATTTATTTAATATGAATGAAATGAAAGCAATCGATTTATCGAATGCTGCTTCTGGTCTGTATTTTATGACTATTACTTCAGATGAAGCGAAAAGTGTTATTAAATTAATGAAACAATAA
- a CDS encoding cold-shock protein: MSKGTVKFFNNTKGFGFITEEGLDKDHFLHISGLIDEIREGDEVEFDL, translated from the coding sequence ATGAGTAAAGGCACAGTAAAATTCTTCAATAACACTAAAGGATTTGGTTTCATAACAGAAGAAGGTCTAGACAAAGACCATTTTTTACACATTTCAGGTTTAATTGATGAGATTCGCGAAGGCGATGAAGTTGAATTCGATCTATAA
- a CDS encoding cold-shock protein has protein sequence MAQGTVKFFNDSKGFGFITEDGSESDHFVHISGLIDEVREGDVVEFDLQEGKKGMNAVNVKVV, from the coding sequence ATGGCTCAAGGCACAGTAAAATTTTTCAATGATTCTAAAGGATTCGGTTTTATAACTGAAGATGGATCAGAAAGCGACCATTTCGTACACATTTCTGGATTAATCGACGAAGTTCGTGAAGGAGACGTAGTAGAATTTGACCTTCAAGAAGGTAAAAAAGGTATGAATGCAGTAAACGTAAAAGTAGTATAA
- a CDS encoding DUF721 domain-containing protein: MAKRNNSILNIQDALQDFVESNKLEKGLDKVNVRDAWAKLMGNGVNNYTTAVDIKNETLYVQLSSSTLREELSYGKDKIVKMLNEELGKDLIKKIVLR; encoded by the coding sequence ATGGCAAAAAGAAACAATAGCATATTAAATATTCAAGACGCTTTACAAGACTTTGTAGAAAGCAATAAACTAGAAAAAGGTTTAGATAAGGTTAATGTTCGCGATGCTTGGGCAAAATTAATGGGTAATGGTGTAAATAATTATACAACTGCTGTAGATATAAAAAACGAAACACTCTATGTACAATTAAGCTCAAGTACTTTAAGAGAGGAATTAAGCTATGGTAAAGATAAAATTGTAAAAATGCTTAATGAAGAATTAGGTAAAGATCTAATAAAAAAAATAGTACTAAGATAG
- a CDS encoding DNA replication/repair protein RecF codes for MILKSLSLVNYKNFESKSLTFNDTINCFVGNNGVGKTNILDAIYHLSFGKSYFNPVASQNIKHDEEFFVVNGDYNKANKSEKIVVSLKRGQKKVIKRNGKAYNKFSEHIGFLPLVIISPADRDLITEGSDTRRKFIDSVISQSDKTYLDDLIKYNKTLAQRNSLLKYFALNNTFNIDTLEVYNSQLTDFGTKVFNKREAFLKTFIPIFKSRYQAISNGNESVDLAYKSDLFDTDLNTLLMQVINKDKMIQYTSVGVHKDDLVFNIDNHPIKKFGSQGQQKSFLIALKLAQFDFIKQQSGFNPILLLDDIFDKLDEERVTQIIKLVDDENFGQLFISDTHAERTEKAIKQVHQSYEIFKL; via the coding sequence ATGATTTTAAAATCACTTTCCTTAGTAAATTACAAAAATTTCGAGAGCAAATCTCTTACTTTCAACGACACCATAAATTGCTTTGTAGGCAACAATGGCGTAGGAAAAACGAACATTCTTGATGCTATTTACCACCTGTCTTTTGGTAAGAGTTATTTTAATCCTGTGGCTTCACAAAACATTAAACATGACGAAGAATTTTTTGTTGTAAATGGTGATTATAATAAGGCAAATAAATCTGAAAAGATTGTAGTTAGCCTAAAACGAGGACAAAAAAAGGTAATTAAACGCAACGGAAAGGCTTATAATAAGTTTAGCGAGCATATTGGCTTCTTACCTTTGGTAATAATTTCACCAGCAGATAGAGACCTAATTACAGAAGGTAGCGATACACGAAGAAAGTTTATAGACAGCGTAATTTCGCAAAGCGACAAAACCTATTTAGACGATTTAATTAAATACAATAAAACACTCGCACAACGTAACAGTTTACTAAAATATTTCGCACTTAATAATACTTTTAATATTGATACGTTAGAAGTATACAATAGCCAATTAACAGATTTTGGCACTAAAGTTTTTAATAAAAGAGAAGCCTTTTTAAAAACGTTTATTCCTATTTTTAAATCTAGATATCAAGCCATTAGTAATGGAAATGAATCTGTAGATTTAGCATACAAAAGTGATTTGTTTGACACAGATTTAAATACATTACTTATGCAAGTTATTAATAAAGATAAGATGATACAGTATACCAGTGTTGGTGTACATAAAGACGATTTAGTATTTAATATAGACAACCATCCTATTAAGAAGTTTGGAAGTCAAGGACAGCAAAAATCGTTCTTAATAGCTTTAAAGTTAGCACAATTCGATTTTATAAAGCAGCAAAGCGGTTTTAATCCTATATTATTGTTAGATGATATTTTCGATAAGCTAGATGAAGAACGCGTTACGCAAATAATAAAGTTGGTGGACGATGAAAACTTTGGTCAATTATTTATTAGCGACACACATGCTGAACGAACAGAAAAAGCTATAAAACAGGTGCATCAATCTTATGAGATATTTAAGTTGTAA
- a CDS encoding tetratricopeptide repeat protein — protein MATYKKRGYKPKTEKEKEVIDENLGENSTTAEVFDALDETASKTEDFVAANQKYIFIIIGVVAALVLSYLAYTKFVQEPANADGMNEMYHAQKQFNDAVNGISSDSLYNVALKGSEGKYGMLDIIKEYSGTPASNLANYYAGMAYLNLKDYKNAITHLDKFESEDQAAGPMAKGSIGDAFIQLEQPEQALKYYLQAAKMRTNELTAPTYYYKAGITALNLGKASEALGYFNTIKSTYPNAPEASSVEVFIGKAQAMSNK, from the coding sequence ATGGCAACTTATAAGAAAAGAGGTTACAAACCAAAAACAGAAAAAGAAAAGGAAGTTATAGATGAGAACTTGGGAGAGAACTCAACAACTGCAGAAGTATTTGATGCTTTAGACGAGACAGCTTCTAAGACAGAAGACTTTGTGGCTGCTAACCAGAAATACATTTTCATTATTATTGGAGTAGTTGCTGCTTTGGTTTTAAGTTACTTAGCTTATACTAAATTTGTTCAAGAACCTGCAAATGCAGATGGAATGAACGAAATGTACCATGCACAAAAGCAATTTAACGATGCTGTTAATGGTATTTCTAGCGATTCTCTTTACAACGTTGCACTAAAAGGTAGCGAAGGTAAATATGGTATGTTAGATATTATAAAAGAATACAGTGGAACACCTGCTTCTAACTTAGCAAACTATTACGCTGGAATGGCTTACTTAAACTTAAAGGATTATAAAAATGCAATTACGCATTTAGATAAATTTGAAAGTGAAGATCAAGCTGCTGGACCAATGGCAAAAGGATCTATTGGAGATGCTTTTATTCAATTAGAGCAGCCAGAGCAAGCTTTAAAGTATTACTTACAAGCTGCAAAAATGAGAACTAATGAATTAACTGCTCCTACATATTACTATAAAGCTGGAATTACTGCTTTAAATTTAGGAAAAGCTTCTGAAGCTTTAGGTTATTTTAATACTATTAAAAGCACGTATCCTAATGCACCTGAAGCTTCTTCAGTAGAAGTGTTTATTGGGAAAGCGCAAGCAATGTCAAACAAATAA
- the ribH gene encoding 6,7-dimethyl-8-ribityllumazine synthase, translated as MATVNNNLSEYDKASIPNAKDFRFGIVVSEWNDNITEGLYKGAYETLIEHNVLPENITRWNVPGSFELIYGCKKMQQYNVDTVIAIGSVIQGETKHFDFVCEGVSQGIKDLNVLHDTPVVFCVLTDNNEQQGIERSGGIHGNKGTEAAVAAIKMAVLSKK; from the coding sequence ATGGCAACAGTAAATAATAATTTATCGGAATACGATAAAGCATCAATCCCAAACGCGAAAGATTTTCGGTTTGGGATTGTTGTTTCAGAATGGAATGATAATATAACCGAAGGCTTATACAAAGGAGCCTACGAAACGCTAATCGAGCATAACGTATTACCTGAGAACATTACACGTTGGAATGTTCCTGGAAGCTTTGAGCTAATCTACGGTTGTAAAAAAATGCAACAATATAATGTCGATACTGTTATTGCTATAGGAAGCGTAATTCAAGGTGAAACTAAACATTTCGATTTTGTTTGCGAAGGCGTTTCTCAGGGTATAAAAGACTTAAATGTACTTCATGATACACCAGTGGTTTTTTGTGTATTAACAGATAATAACGAACAACAAGGTATCGAGCGTTCTGGTGGTATTCATGGAAACAAAGGTACAGAAGCTGCTGTAGCTGCTATTAAAATGGCAGTTCTTAGTAAGAAGTAA
- a CDS encoding riboflavin synthase subunit beta, with amino-acid sequence MGFKLKQNKRYNYKPRFYKGEGSPFAMKGKFDAERSTLEASGNVKNRLVKAVDEFQNSPDKAVNRRVLIIISVLVLIFLFIIDFDLTIFF; translated from the coding sequence ATGGGATTTAAACTAAAACAAAATAAGCGTTATAATTATAAGCCACGTTTTTATAAAGGAGAAGGGAGTCCGTTTGCTATGAAAGGTAAATTTGATGCCGAACGTTCTACTTTAGAGGCTTCAGGTAATGTTAAAAATAGATTGGTAAAAGCTGTAGATGAATTTCAAAATTCACCAGACAAAGCAGTTAATAGACGTGTATTAATTATTATTTCGGTTTTAGTGCTTATTTTTCTTTTTATAATCGATTTCGATCTCACTATATTTTTCTAA
- the mutL gene encoding DNA mismatch repair endonuclease MutL, with translation MADIIQLLPDHVANQIAAGEVVQRPASVVKELLENAIDAGATTIKLIIKDAGKTLVQVIDNGKGMSVTDARLSFERHATSKIRTADDLFKLNTKGFRGEALASIAAIAHVELKTKQENEDVGTCIEIEGSTVNSQEVVVTPKGTSISVKNLFYNIPARRNFLKSNTVETRHIIDEFHRVALAHPNIGFVMYHNGSESFNLPESNYRQRIVNIFGTKTNEKLVPVDEDTEVLKISGFVGKPEFAKKSRGEQFFFVNDRFIKSAYLNHAIGSAFEGLLKDGAHASYFLNLTVNPQTIDINIHPTKTEIKFDDEHTLYAILRSAVKHSLGQFNIAPVLDFDRDANLDTPYSYQQKGEPSVEIDRSFNPFREEKQSSNSGPVISSSYKKPSSSNWEGLYVGLESKGTQTQQDFSEVHFESAAKNESIFDNDNQVEKKQSTYQFHNKYIVSTIKSGMLLIDQHRAHQRVLYEDFLKNMTIKEAMSQQLLFPLQLHFSPQEIEIINQLKTDLEHTGFIFQTIKGELVEISGVPVSVPESEVSIILEQLINDVENEVPDSNFSPTDLLAKSLAKSLAIKTGQSLTIMEQEHLVNSLFACKEPNVSPTNRTTFITMTVDELDKKFV, from the coding sequence ATGGCAGATATTATTCAATTATTACCAGATCATGTTGCAAACCAAATTGCTGCAGGAGAAGTTGTACAACGACCAGCTTCTGTAGTCAAAGAATTACTGGAAAACGCAATTGATGCTGGAGCAACCACAATAAAACTTATTATAAAAGACGCAGGAAAAACACTTGTACAAGTTATCGATAATGGTAAAGGTATGAGCGTTACAGATGCGAGACTAAGTTTCGAGCGTCATGCGACTTCTAAAATTAGAACAGCAGACGATCTTTTTAAACTTAATACCAAAGGTTTTCGAGGAGAAGCATTAGCAAGTATTGCAGCGATTGCACATGTAGAATTAAAAACAAAGCAAGAAAACGAAGATGTTGGTACTTGCATAGAAATTGAAGGGAGTACTGTAAACAGCCAAGAGGTTGTGGTGACACCAAAAGGAACGTCGATTTCAGTAAAGAATTTGTTTTATAATATTCCTGCAAGACGTAATTTTTTAAAGTCGAATACTGTAGAAACACGTCATATTATAGACGAATTTCATCGTGTAGCATTAGCGCATCCTAATATTGGATTTGTTATGTATCATAATGGAAGTGAGTCGTTCAATCTTCCAGAAAGTAATTACAGACAACGTATTGTAAATATTTTTGGAACAAAAACAAACGAAAAACTAGTTCCAGTAGATGAAGATACCGAAGTGTTAAAAATCTCAGGTTTTGTTGGTAAACCAGAATTTGCTAAGAAATCGAGAGGCGAGCAATTCTTTTTTGTAAACGATAGATTTATAAAAAGTGCTTATTTAAATCATGCTATTGGCTCAGCGTTTGAAGGGCTTTTAAAGGATGGAGCACACGCTAGTTACTTTTTAAATTTAACGGTAAATCCACAAACTATAGATATAAATATTCATCCTACTAAAACTGAAATTAAGTTTGACGATGAGCATACTTTGTATGCCATTTTACGTTCGGCAGTAAAACACAGTTTAGGACAGTTTAATATTGCACCAGTTTTAGATTTTGATCGCGATGCAAATTTAGACACACCATACAGCTATCAACAAAAAGGAGAGCCTTCTGTAGAAATCGATAGAAGTTTTAATCCGTTTAGAGAGGAAAAACAATCTAGTAATAGTGGACCTGTAATTAGTAGTTCTTATAAAAAACCTTCAAGTTCAAATTGGGAAGGTTTGTATGTAGGTCTAGAATCTAAAGGCACGCAAACACAGCAAGATTTTAGCGAAGTACATTTTGAGAGTGCAGCTAAAAACGAATCGATTTTTGATAACGATAATCAAGTAGAAAAGAAGCAAAGCACGTATCAGTTTCATAATAAGTACATTGTAAGTACTATAAAATCTGGTATGTTGTTAATAGATCAACATCGTGCACACCAACGTGTGTTGTATGAAGATTTCTTGAAGAATATGACAATTAAAGAAGCAATGAGTCAACAACTATTGTTTCCATTGCAACTTCATTTTTCACCGCAAGAGATTGAGATTATTAATCAGTTAAAAACCGATTTAGAACACACAGGTTTCATTTTTCAGACCATAAAAGGAGAACTTGTTGAAATCTCTGGAGTGCCTGTAAGTGTTCCAGAAAGTGAGGTGTCTATTATTTTAGAGCAACTTATTAATGATGTCGAAAACGAAGTGCCAGATAGTAACTTTAGTCCAACAGATTTGCTTGCCAAGTCTTTAGCTAAGAGTTTAGCAATAAAAACAGGACAAAGCTTAACAATTATGGAACAAGAGCATTTAGTGAATTCACTTTTTGCATGTAAGGAACCTAATGTTTCGCCAACTAATAGAACTACATTTATAACAATGACTGTAGACGAGTTGGATAAAAAGTTTGTGTAA
- a CDS encoding rhomboid family intramembrane serine protease, which produces MIKLTEVIKHIVIINVIFFVASITLGDTTLFNKWMVMYYPLNNDFHIWQVVTHLFMHLDFMHLLSNMLMLIFIGTLLERAIGKNKFIILYFSAGLGAVILSVLVDYIQIELAINTLTNSGFNKTDIMSTLSQGKYYPAWESLLTENSFKNLVTNFNKISLGASGAVMGVAVATAYLFPNVEFMLMFPPIPIKLKYLVMAYVAGDVVSAVLTGTPLVGSTNVGHMAHIGGAITGFIMMWYWKKQLIKKNRAN; this is translated from the coding sequence ATGATTAAGTTAACAGAAGTAATAAAGCATATTGTAATTATTAATGTTATATTTTTTGTAGCATCAATTACGCTTGGAGATACAACCTTGTTTAACAAATGGATGGTTATGTATTATCCATTAAATAACGATTTCCATATTTGGCAGGTAGTAACACACCTTTTTATGCATTTAGACTTCATGCACTTATTGTCTAACATGCTAATGCTTATTTTTATTGGGACGTTGTTAGAAAGGGCGATAGGAAAGAATAAGTTTATAATTTTGTATTTTTCTGCAGGTTTAGGAGCAGTAATTTTAAGTGTTTTAGTAGATTATATACAAATAGAATTGGCAATAAATACATTAACTAATTCAGGTTTTAACAAAACAGATATAATGTCTACGCTAAGTCAAGGAAAGTATTATCCTGCTTGGGAGTCATTATTAACAGAGAACTCTTTTAAAAACTTAGTTACTAATTTTAACAAAATTAGTTTAGGCGCTTCTGGTGCAGTTATGGGTGTTGCTGTTGCAACGGCTTATTTGTTTCCAAATGTAGAGTTTATGCTAATGTTTCCTCCAATTCCTATTAAGCTTAAATATTTAGTTATGGCTTATGTAGCGGGAGATGTTGTTTCTGCAGTTTTAACAGGAACGCCATTAGTAGGTTCTACAAATGTTGGGCACATGGCACACATAGGTGGCGCAATTACAGGATTTATTATGATGTGGTATTGGAAGAAACAACTAATCAAAAAAAATAGAGCTAATTAA
- a CDS encoding rhomboid family intramembrane serine protease: MSLLSDLKYKYNLASVHEKIIFVNIGVFAVVALLNTVYFLATKSHLLLFQDYLALPEDLNQLIFKPWTFLTYAFMHTSFWHLLGNMIALYYFGRIFLTFFSVKQLINYYFVGGLVGGLVFVVSYNLLPALVDESAILLGASASVFSVLVGATTKSPNYVLNLFGVFQLKLWVLTVLYLISFIALIPYANAGGELSHLGGAVFGYIYTKQLVKGNDIGKGFERLLVTITSWFKPRKKGNLKTVYKDKSKVGGYTKGEFSEFNNQKKIDVILDKISKSGYESLSAAEKEYLFKAGK, from the coding sequence ATGAGTTTGCTTTCAGATTTAAAATACAAGTATAATTTAGCGTCTGTTCACGAAAAAATAATTTTCGTAAACATTGGTGTTTTTGCTGTTGTAGCACTTTTAAATACAGTCTATTTTTTAGCAACAAAATCACATTTATTATTATTTCAAGATTACTTAGCGCTACCCGAAGATTTAAATCAACTTATATTTAAACCTTGGACGTTTCTTACTTATGCTTTTATGCATACTAGTTTTTGGCATCTTTTAGGAAACATGATTGCTTTGTATTATTTCGGACGTATATTCTTAACCTTCTTTTCTGTAAAACAACTTATTAACTACTACTTTGTTGGTGGTTTAGTAGGTGGTTTAGTATTTGTTGTCTCGTATAATCTCTTACCTGCTTTGGTAGATGAATCTGCGATATTACTAGGTGCTTCTGCTTCTGTTTTTTCAGTTTTGGTTGGTGCAACCACTAAATCTCCAAACTATGTATTAAACTTGTTCGGTGTGTTTCAGCTTAAGCTTTGGGTGCTAACAGTATTGTATCTTATTTCATTTATAGCTTTAATACCTTATGCAAATGCAGGAGGAGAATTATCTCATTTAGGAGGAGCTGTTTTTGGATATATTTATACTAAACAATTAGTAAAAGGAAATGACATTGGAAAAGGTTTTGAACGATTATTAGTTACTATCACTAGTTGGTTTAAACCTAGGAAAAAAGGAAACCTTAAAACAGTTTATAAAGATAAATCTAAAGTTGGTGGTTATACTAAAGGCGAGTTTAGCGAGTTTAATAACCAAAAGAAAATAGATGTTATTTTAGATAAAATAAGTAAAAGCGGTTACGAAAGTCTTTCTGCTGCAGAAAAAGAATATCTATTTAAAGCCGGAAAGTAA